From Thermotoga sp., a single genomic window includes:
- a CDS encoding two-component system response regulator, translating into MTVLIVEDDEITRETIGKYLKLSGFDVVETTDGREAVDLSIKVDVALVGIKLPGMSGIEVVSEIKHRKPSCVVFIVTAYTDRDIIRKSIEAGADDFIKKPVNLELLKLKITHALRNRVFHLYRNSYLRSLKGKLQFMEKAAEEFFTEYEDFLFEVLDILKTLSEYRDVETYRHTERVGWLSGRIAEEIGLDETFVTEIQFAAPLHDIGKIGIPDRILLKPGILTPEEFEIMKQHTLIGFRILSRSSSPILRMGAEIALTHHERWNGSGYPKGLKGKEIPLSGLIVAVADSFDAMVSKRPYKKPKSLEEAFQEIESLSGELYSPEVVEAFLALEREISEVYRRVENEDPTDDSGDSHKSSSGESVEGLRE; encoded by the coding sequence ATGACAGTGCTGATAGTGGAGGATGACGAAATTACACGGGAAACGATAGGGAAGTATCTGAAACTCTCCGGTTTCGATGTGGTGGAGACGACCGATGGAAGAGAAGCGGTAGATCTTTCCATAAAGGTCGATGTAGCCCTCGTGGGTATCAAACTTCCTGGGATGAGCGGAATAGAAGTTGTGAGCGAGATAAAACACAGAAAACCTTCCTGCGTGGTTTTTATCGTAACAGCCTACACCGACAGGGACATCATCAGGAAGAGCATAGAAGCGGGCGCTGATGACTTTATAAAAAAACCCGTTAACCTTGAACTTCTGAAATTGAAGATAACCCATGCTCTTAGGAACAGGGTGTTTCACCTCTACAGGAACAGCTATCTGAGATCTCTCAAGGGAAAGCTCCAATTCATGGAAAAGGCGGCAGAAGAGTTCTTCACAGAGTACGAGGATTTCCTTTTCGAGGTCCTCGACATATTGAAAACACTCTCTGAATACAGGGACGTTGAAACTTACAGACACACCGAAAGAGTGGGATGGCTCTCCGGCAGGATAGCAGAGGAGATAGGATTGGATGAGACGTTCGTCACCGAAATACAATTTGCGGCACCACTGCACGATATAGGAAAGATAGGAATTCCGGACAGGATTCTTCTGAAACCTGGTATCCTCACCCCAGAGGAGTTCGAGATAATGAAACAACACACCCTCATTGGTTTCAGGATCCTCAGTCGAAGCTCTTCCCCCATATTGCGTATGGGAGCGGAGATTGCTCTCACTCACCACGAGAGGTGGAACGGTTCTGGATACCCGAAAGGGCTCAAGGGAAAAGAAATTCCACTCTCTGGCCTCATAGTGGCAGTGGCAGACAGCTTCGATGCGATGGTGTCCAAAAGACCGTACAAGAAACCGAAATCACTGGAAGAGGCCTTTCAGGAGATAGAATCTCTTTCCGGAGAGCTGTACTCACCGGAGGTCGTGGAGGCTTTCTTGGCACTGGAAAGAGAAATATCGGAGGTGTACAGGAGGGTAGAAAATGAAGATCCCACCGACGACAGCGGAGATTCACATAAGAGCTCCTCTGGAGAGAGTGTGGAAGGTCTTCGTGAATGA